The window TTTTATACTGAGGAAACCCACAAACACGGGCAGAGCTGCGAACAAAAATCAGTTAGACATAACAGCACACTGTGGAGCAAACGTGAATTCATATAATTGTTACCTGAATTTAAAGCTTTGATTTAATATGTCATCCTGCCTAAACAAAGGCAagattttgtattgtttgttgtattataataattatatcatgaTATTTTCtcctggtattattatatttgatcattatatttgattattatatcTGACTGTGaacttcaaatttaataatattaaatttgaagtcACAGTTTCAGTAAAATTATGTTCCCGTTTTCTGCTGTTCATAAGAACAAGTGTCAATCAAGTCAATTACTGAGTTGTTTGTTCCCAATTCACGAGATGATAAAATGAGTGGCTATATGCTCTAGCctcttataatataagtagataccgttttatttttacaaatttaaaataaataaataaaaataaatagccgTGTAAATAGCCGTtaccattttaatttgtttaactttatgattacatttttaggacttattttttttaacttatagaCAATGTTCTTGACTAAATGTCGTAGGAATATTGTCCTGGAATATTCGTATGATCCTAGAATTAAGATAGACTTCCGAACTCTGAAGTCAATCATTTATCGACGTTATATCATTGACAGCATCAGTGCCGCCACTGCGTCTGCGCATACTAGCAAACATTATTACCATAGTATCtgatatataattatgtcaCACTGTAGACATAGAATACCTTTTAACCCCAGTAGCTGCCACGTCACGATCGTTTTTTTTAAGCCTATCCTAGAAGGGTACCTATTGGTAGAACTTAACACTTGACGAGACAATTTCAAAGCcagagaataattaatatgagtTTCCTTAATTATCATACAATTATCacctatgtaaattttttacacACAATGCGTCAGTTTTCTGGTAGGACAGAGAACCAGTAATAGCTTTTAAAAAGctactttttacataaatatttaaaaatatgggaTATATGTTTCGCAATGGACTCTcggaaatatatattatgtagtgtttTGAGTCCACGTAATGCTTAAGACGACGAAGAAACAATTCCAACGTGAAAAAGTGTAGTTGTACAACTAtcgtttaataatatacaaggAAATCATGTGTTGGAACAATTGACTTGAAAAGCTTTCCTCCATTAAGTTACGTGTTCTTTTGCACCACAATGGCCACCAGTAAGTTGTCGACACATGACAATATGTTTAGATACTCGGTTTTTGTGATAACATGAGGTGAGATGCAATTGTCCCTACAATTAATCGCCGACGATTTTATAAGCACCTGGATCTACAAGCGGATGCGGAacggatattttgtttttaatttctatttattcttatataaaaataaatatatataaagttatagcTACAATGAATCTAGGCTACAGAATTGCCCGTAAGCATTTAGATGTTCTTTATAGTTATGCTATAAAGAACATCTAAATGCTTACAGTCCCACGTCAACATCGTAAATTGTTATCAAAGCTCGATATCAATACAATAAGAATAAAAAGTGACAAAAGCATCGATTCGATTTTATTTGATCATAACATAACAAACAGCAGGTAAGAACACAGGTATAGCTATTATGCATCTTCCGCAtccttatttacattttattattaattactgatttttttattgtgattatattttttaaccgtCGGAGTAGGGGTTGGGGACATTCACTGTCATATAAAAGGCTAACGCGAGGCCTGAGCGTCATAAGAGTAGTTACGTTCGTTGGTTTTGCAGCAAACTGTGGTGCGGAAGAGGCAGTCGCAAAGTCATAGTACGCTTGCTCCCCTGTGTCATGGCTTCTACCATAGCCGTGAGTAACATTCACACTTTACGCGAGAAAGCGAATTTGTTACAGCTTCGCACACCCATGCAAGTGGATGGGTGGTGATAATTATGAATTGTGAATATAGAAAAAATTCTATTTAGtgatacatgtttttttttattatgaagaattaataaaatacttgaaGAATTAACAACGCTAGAAAACGAACTAACAATATTGTTCTTTGAGATTTATATCCATGATAGTTGCAAACGAAttctattttatacaataattgtatttataaatgttggtcaattcaaataaataaaaaacaatttgacaTTTATAAGGTTAACATCTTAACACTTAACATTTTCCTTAAAGTTTTGCACATCAATTGCAACTTATTTCTGAGTGAAGATCAGTTATGTAACCGCGCGGGTACTATCAATTATGTCTCTACATGCAGTACTTGTGCCGTTATGAACAAGAAATACCATTATGTAGGCATAAGTCGCTCGGCCACTTTCAATTTCATGTAGAACATTAGTTTGAATTGAACGAAATTATAGTATATCTTTGCTATGTAAACTAAATGACTGTTTACTGTTATTATTTCAGCTGAGCTGCTTTCTACTGGCTTGCGTTGGCGTCTGCTTTGCGACTTTTGGAACTGAACAGTTAGTATAATTACATTCccatgttattaatattatgtgtctGATGTCTCATCCATCCGACCCAGGTTCATATAATTTGATGATTGtcgttattttgaattacaattaGTTACGCCGCATGGGACGAGCATAAGAACAGTTATGGAGTAATACGTTTAAGATTTCTACATGACATTCTCACGCCTCTCTTCATTACGGTAAAAGGTGGAAACCGACCTATTGTTTTATGACAACAAATTAcccttataatttattttctcttatAACTAGTTTGACTGCTGGCTTTAAGATAAGATCATTATAACTTGTGTATTGTGGTTTATTATCTAAGCGAACAAATAAATATGCTTTATTCTGTGATTAATATCGAAATATTTCTGTTGCAGTGTCCACATTCGTGTCCACATACCTGAAGAACATCATTCCTCAAAGGAAGTTGTAGTCCATGAACATCATGAAGATATTGGTCATGTCGGTGGAGGAGGAGGTTTTGGAGGTTACGGAGGAGGTGGCCACGGCGGAGGAGGAGGCGGGGGTGGCCACGGTGGCGGATTTGCCGATCATCTTCATGGAGGCTTTGCGGACCATCTCAAAAGCCATGGCGGAGGACATGGCGGTGGATTCGGTGGCGGCTTTGGAGGAGGCTATGGCGGAGGCGGACACGACTTCGGTGGTCACGGTGGCCATGATTTAGGAGGTGGACACGGTGGATTTGATTTGGGTGGACATGGTGGTGGCGACTTTTTAGGTGGCCACGGAGGACATGATTTTGGAGGTGGCCACGGAGGCCTGGGCGGTGGATTCGGCGGCAGCCACGGTGGTGGATATGGTGGTCACGGCGGTCTTGGAGACGATCATAGCGGCGGTTTTGGCGGAGGCCACGGAGGTGGACACGGCGGTGGCCTTGAAGGCGGATTTGGCGGAGGCCATGGAAGCGGATTTGGCGGCGGACATGGAGGCGGGTTCGGCGGTGGTTACGACGGCGGTCACAGCGGAGGATTTGGTGGAGGCCACGACTCAGGATTAGGACATGATCATGGCGGCGACGGTATTGATGGTGGCTACGGAAGTCATGGATTTTCATCTGGAGGTCATGATAGTTACAGCGGTGGTGGCGGTGGATTCTCAGGACATGACAGCTACAGCATAGGAGCTCATGACAGCAATGACTTACATGGCGACCATGGCGGTGGAATAGGCGGTGGCCTCGGTGTTGGGTTAGGTGGACATGACAGTTACAGCGTTGGGGGTCATGGTTTTGGTGGTGGCGGCGGCCACGACAGTTATTCAACTCACAGCAGTTACGATTCCttcggcggcggtggcggcggcggtcACGACCTCGGCGTTGACAGCTATAGCTTAGGCGGAGGAGGATCCCTGGGCGGCGATCATGGAGGCGGCTTTGGTGGCCATGGAGGAGACAGTTATAGCGTCGTCGTAAGCGGACATGGAAGCGACGGTGGACACGGAGGAGGCTTTGGGGGTGGCCATGGAGGAGGTCATGGTGGATTCAGTTTAGGTGACCTTGGTGGAGGTCACGGTGGTCATGGTAGTTTTGGCGGCGACAGTTATACCAACGCAATAGGAGCTGGCCACGGAGGCGGCCCGTACCACAGAAGAAAGTAAGCCATTCGTGGTGGTTCTAAGCCAACTAAGTCATAATcttcttattattaatatggaCTACTCATCCAGTTTATAGTACAACTTGTTATTGTAAATAGTATATTACATACTTTAAGTTATTGttgctttattttatacagattatttaattatatctataaaaaaatgttatactataaaagtgttttattgcTAAAATGTCCGAATGATTtttccacaaaatatttataaaatattatttgatattaaaatcttCTCCTCAATATTCTCTTACCTGGTTATCTAATTGTAGTTTTTTAAGCAATGTGTcgaatatttccaaaaaaattgttaataaatttctgatttagctcaataatattattctgcaTGTTGAAATAGAATTTATAGTTAGTTCTTGGTTAAAGGCAAAATAATCAAGTATTTTAGTTAGTCCTTATTACACTAAAATAGGGGTTAGAGACACAAAAATCCTTACAGAGCCTATTTccttgtttcacaacttctgttTCATAAATGTACAAGACagccaaatacaaaagtcacattcAAACCGGTGCTggcaaataaatggtaataaaatgagtactatctatattagctgtttaatatgacacctaacaaataaaatttgcttaaaactttaaaaacccCAAAGCCCCCAAACAAATATggaagattatttatttatagtagttGCAGAAATTATTTAGCTTTTTATGATTAACCGCCTGAATGAGATCGACCACTTCTGGAGGACCCGGTTAATTACGTGAGCGAGTGTTTAATTTATCATgcacctaaaaataaaaaaagaaaaaaaaaacgaataaaaaataatttcgggttaacataatttatgggtatcttgataaaaaaatcagaacaaATCATTCAAATATCTAGATCAACTGAAAtcttatattacattaatattcttATGATATagatattagttaaataaaaaaaaatatctctcaTCTCATCTAgacctcccctagagcgcgcccCGTTGCTCGGTTCTCCGCTCTCCTCATTCTGCGTCCACCAATATGCAGGCGTCTAGTTTCTGTTCTGGGAATATTACATAAAGTGCTCGCGACTTAATCCTATATATTTTACccggatagaaagtagcttttGTCTTTCCCCGAGTCTTAAACCATCTCCATACTAATTTTCCTAAAAATGTGTTCAATAGTTTCAAGTTGGTTTAAATACTTTAGGAAGAGATTCGGACGGATTAAAgaatttccattataaaattaacgaaTCCAAATTATCCAAAAATTTAGACAGCCAAAGTAAAGGTAACATATGGCAGACATATAATGTAAATTCTTTTTTCATAAGTATTATAGATTTCGAAGATACAGCTTCTAAACATTTTGCGGTTATCGTGCCGTTTTTTTTAAGGCTTTAACAAACAAACTGCACACTGCGGCACTGGACCatggatttatataaaaatgtagcaATGATTTATGACTGACGGTTCTATAACTATACTTACGTAAAACAACATGCATTTGGGTATGATTTACCGTCCACTTCGTTTCTGGGTTAATAATTGTTACGACGGCTTCTTCCGGCGAAAGCTGTTTAAGGAAATTATTTCGTTTTTGAGGATTAATATACGTATATGAATGTCCAATTTTGTGGGGGTTCTTAGTAGTAATAATACAACATTCAAATAAGATTGTTATTCAATGCCATTGACATGTGTTTTCTATGCTATTTTATTGAGTTGCTAAGTAGATAAACACTCATTATGTTTTACAACGGATGGTTGTAAATGAGCAAGAACACATTTGTTCCCATCTACTACGAACTTTCTTACGTAAAGTGTTGTTAATCTCAGCGTGCGATTCGATAGGATCTTGAGTACCTGTTTGTTATATAACTGCACCCGGCGCGCCCTTCACTCGCAGATCGCAGCTCGCACTTCCCATAGTAGTTCCTCCATGTACAGTTAaacacaaaagtagttgaacaaatttacAACTTCAAATCGCACTTATACACGTCATGTATAagtaattgatttgttttttttttaagaagtaAAGTAAATGCCTTTTAAGTAAGGTTACTCTATCTGTGTTGTCTTGTctcatttgtttatattgataattagTTATGGATGATTAgtgagtttaaatttataaaatattaggaaTAAAATTTAGTAGAAGACGCTTAACAtggagatataaaaaaatatattgtgatgtACCGGTATACATTAATCATAAATGGTTTAAGTTGCATACTTTTTAATgcttaagaaattatttaaaatattcacggAAAATATTGTATGGACAATAGGAGCAACGATTCAACTATGGTGGttcatattacttataatattccTAAATTTGTTCACTGTTTATATTCTCAATAAACAGTCCGACTTAATTGGgttcagtttttaatatttattcattcaaGTACGAATGACATGCTTACAATCTCACCATGGTAATacggtttataataaaaataatcttttgtcATACTTACTTTGATCAATATACTCTGATGTTGAACTATTTTCAAATTGTAACCTCTAGAgtatttttaaagaacaataaagCGCCTATTGAAATTCGtatcattcattttatttacatttgtatttttattctgtcAATTTGCTTAAATATTCGTATGAAATGCACAAATGCGATTGTCGTTCGCATTTTATATATAGCTAATAATCAGACATGATTACTTTAGCTATaacatttcttaataaataataaactaaatcataGGAGAAGGAACAGTTTTTAGATTTCATCAGTCTCATTTTAGTTCACCTGTAGTTTAAGAATAATTGATTAAACTCTGACTTGTtcacttttattgttttaaattttatcaccGTACTTCAGAGTACCCATTGTACTTGATGATTCTTCGTTGTTCTTATACGAATAATTAGGCCCATTCAGTATTGTGCGTGTGGGCATTGGCTTTACTGGTAAACTAAAATCTTTGCTCTGGGGGTTTAGTTCCGCCGTAGGATATTTTTGTCTGTGATCTTTGTGAATGTCAAAGTTTTTATCCTTTTGTCTGTGCCTTTGCCTTGTATCAGTCATGTAATCAATTGGCTCTGTCACCAAAGCTTCCGTACTTTGAACTTCATAACGTTCTGGTGGCTGACTAGTTGTCGTCGCTAGAGACGACGGGAAGGGCGTAGTTGACAGATTGGGTGCTTCAGCATACTGGAAGTTGTTGTTTGATGCCTCCGCTACCGACAACTGGTCACCATTTAACGCCTTTACTGCCATGGCTGAATAGTAGGGATGAACTGGCGATGTTTCTTTTATCGTAAATGGTGTAGACGTGACATAATCTGGTATTTTCGGTTGATCATACTCATTATAATGTTCTAAAGCAGTTGGAGAACCATCGTTCATTGATATAGCCGAGATACCAGAATCTTCCAGATGATCAACTGTAGTGTGATGATCTAGTCCTCCAAAATTAATATTCTGTGTTGAAACAGATTTCTTTTTCCCTCTTTTCCCTTGATACATCCATGATGGATTCTCGTTTCTTTCTTCATTTGTGTTATATACGATAGCTGATGGTGACGCGTAAGTGTCATATCCAAAGTTGTTGGAATAACTATTatctttgaaatttaataatggATCTTGATACTTTGTGAACCCAGCTGGACCGGTAAAGTGCCCGTGATATGGTTTGGGCTTGTAATCATGTACTATTGTAGAGGATACAGAGAAAGGTGCAGGGACACTCGCCTCCTGTTGTCGATAATCAGTCACTTGTTTCCCACTGTTGAAATAAAGTGCTGGAACTACATTACGCGGTTTCGAATATCCcttatctttaaatttaaacgATGGTAAAGGTCTGTAATCGTCTACATTCATTTCCGTTGAAGCCCCATAATGTGGTGGAGAATTCGTTGGTTTTTGTATGTTTCGTATCCTGTTGTATGGATTATACATATTTTCGTAGTAAGAATAATCTTTTACACCTGTTGGCTTTGTGGGCTTTGTGTATTTatgggaatatttatttttgactaaTTTCGGCACCCCCCCAATGCGTAATCCTTGACTGTTATAAGAAACCTTTGGAGGTATTGATAGAGGATCTCTAACTACGTCCATGTCCGGAGGAATCTCCCCGTGATCGTGGAAAATGTGATCATGTGTAACTTCACGGGGGTTATAAGCTGCGTATTCCAGATGAGATGGCGTTCCCATGGAACCTATGGAGGCAAATTCTGCTAACGCATCCGATGGATAAGCCAGTAGCGTTTGTGGCTTCTTCATAGGCATTAATGGGTGCGGCGCGGAAAGTGCAGAAATACCGTTAACAGGGCTTACTCCGACCATACTGGTTATTTGAGTAGACCCGTCGTCGAAAACTAACTTGTGGATATGCTCTTCgctgtatgtgtgtatgtgttcGGTATCACCGTCGATTATTTTTTCAACTCGTTGcggtttcttaatttttcttataGTCCCAGACCCGTCCAGGTCAGAATAAAACTGTTCGTGAAATGTCGACACCGGATGTTCCTCTTCCGGCTGTGGCCGTCCACGTATAACAACCCTCTTCGGTTTCGTCTTCCGCCCGACCTTTTTGCGTGGTTGTTCATTGACCTTTACTACTTTAACTCGCTTGGGTGGATGATTAGATGGGGCTGCCGCCGCTCCGGAAGGTGCTGAGAATGCAGTCGGAACATACGAATGTTCTGTCTGTTCCGGCGGGGGAGCCAAATCATACTCTTGGTCATCCCATTCAGTCGGTGGAGGGCCGTAGTAACCTCGCGCACGGTATAGGGGCAAAAGTTTAGATGACGCCG of the Manduca sexta isolate Smith_Timp_Sample1 chromosome 27, JHU_Msex_v1.0, whole genome shotgun sequence genome contains:
- the LOC115447994 gene encoding uncharacterized protein LOC115447994 translates to MDWLKLFALLVAVASIHVTAEGPKKKIRIHLPQKVKHIHHHKKIYITNHPASSQYAPAYMPSAEGAVAVPTNVALPAVTNIVPLNSIEVYDETQGRVPGMLAASSKLLPLYRARGYYGPPPTEWDDQEYDLAPPPEQTEHSYVPTAFSAPSGAAAAPSNHPPKRVKVVKVNEQPRKKVGRKTKPKRVVIRGRPQPEEEHPVSTFHEQFYSDLDGSGTIRKIKKPQRVEKIIDGDTEHIHTYSEEHIHKLVFDDGSTQITSMVGVSPVNGISALSAPHPLMPMKKPQTLLAYPSDALAEFASIGSMGTPSHLEYAAYNPREVTHDHIFHDHGEIPPDMDVVRDPLSIPPKVSYNSQGLRIGGVPKLVKNKYSHKYTKPTKPTGVKDYSYYENMYNPYNRIRNIQKPTNSPPHYGASTEMNVDDYRPLPSFKFKDKGYSKPRNVVPALYFNSGKQVTDYRQQEASVPAPFSVSSTIVHDYKPKPYHGHFTGPAGFTKYQDPLLNFKDNSYSNNFGYDTYASPSAIVYNTNEERNENPSWMYQGKRGKKKSVSTQNINFGGLDHHTTVDHLEDSGISAISMNDGSPTALEHYNEYDQPKIPDYVTSTPFTIKETSPVHPYYSAMAVKALNGDQLSVAEASNNNFQYAEAPNLSTTPFPSSLATTTSQPPERYEVQSTEALVTEPIDYMTDTRQRHRQKDKNFDIHKDHRQKYPTAELNPQSKDFSLPVKPMPTRTILNGPNYSYKNNEESSSTMGTLKYGDKI
- the LOC115447995 gene encoding glycine-rich cell wall structural protein encodes the protein MASTIALSCFLLACVGVCFATFGTEHVHIRVHIPEEHHSSKEVVVHEHHEDIGHVGGGGGFGGYGGGGHGGGGGGGGHGGGFADHLHGGFADHLKSHGGGHGGGFGGGFGGGYGGGGHDFGGHGGHDLGGGHGGFDLGGHGGGDFLGGHGGHDFGGGHGGLGGGFGGSHGGGYGGHGGLGDDHSGGFGGGHGGGHGGGLEGGFGGGHGSGFGGGHGGGFGGGYDGGHSGGFGGGHDSGLGHDHGGDGIDGGYGSHGFSSGGHDSYSGGGGGFSGHDSYSIGAHDSNDLHGDHGGGIGGGLGVGLGGHDSYSVGGHGFGGGGGHDSYSTHSSYDSFGGGGGGGHDLGVDSYSLGGGGSLGGDHGGGFGGHGGDSYSVVVSGHGSDGGHGGGFGGGHGGGHGGFSLGDLGGGHGGHGSFGGDSYTNAIGAGHGGGPYHRRK